GGAGAAAGCCTGAGGCTGAACCAGTCAAATGCATTGTACTTAAACTGCCTTACAAATCGCCTGGCTGGGGATCGAAATGTGTGGCCAGGGCCAGGGCTCATGCGGTCATGTAACTTTGACCTTCTTCGTTAGCAATACAAGGACACCCTGAACTTGTCCTTCCGGTAAAAGAATTCATGTTCCTGAACTGAGCTGGAGAAGTATGCCATCAGAGGCCCCCGAGCATGTTACTCCGTCCTTTCCGGTTTAAACCCACACGCAACCCTAGATCGGGAATTCGGCCAGTGTAATACAAATTGTATGTTACGAAAGTATATCATTAGAAAAATGTCAGATGTGAAGTctctaagagcaactccaatggggcgacccatttcgtctgCCCGCGTCTGTTTGGATCGGCGCGGACAAAAGTGGCGGCCCAACGCGTCGACCCAAACTCAAATTATGTCCGCCTGGCGTCCGTGCCGACCCATTTCCGGTCCAAAATTGCATCTGcaatgcgtcggcgcggacgcgaAGTGGACGCGCCGCGCGTCTCCTCGCCGTCCGCCGCGTCCCCACCTGGCGGCCACCCAACCGCCATCGGTCATCTTATTTATGACGACCACCGACAgcgggcccacgcgtcagccagTGGAAGCGTCCTTTTTTAACCACGCGTGCGGCGGGGTCGGCCTCATCCACTTCTCCCGTCCAcatctgccccccccccccaccactcCCTTTGCTTCCTTGCCGGCGATCGCAAACCCTAGCCATGGGCCTCTTCGGCAGCagcaagggcaagggcaagggcaCCCCTGGCGCCTCGTCCTCCCGTGCTCTCcttccccctcctccttcttcggCGGCGACACGTTTCCGCCCTGGTCGCCGGCGCCTGCACATCCCGGTGCACCAAGCGCGGTGGCACTGGGAGTACAGGCAGCCATTGCCGTACCCCGATGTCACATTGCCGCACCGTTGGCATCTGGATCCGCAGCGGATCCCGGTGCCGGCGGTTCCTCGTACCCAATGGGCGCACGACGACGAGGTGCGCAGGCGCCGCGCGCAGCTCACGCCGGAGCAGCGTCGGCTGCCAGAGTACGCCGCCGACTCCGCCAACTGGGAGGCCTGGTTCGCCCTCGAACACGAGGAGCAACGGCGCTCGGGTGTGGACGCCGTCCCGCCGCCGTTCCCACCGCCGCCCCTGCAGGTAGAGCCGGaggacatggaggcggaggcggagtacCAAGCCGCCCTCAAGGAGGCCCTGCAGCACGCGCTGGAGGCTAGCCGCCTCGAGGAGGACGCGCACTGGGATGGGCTGGAGCAAGCCCTTGCCCTGTCGGCAGCGGGGGACTTTGTCCACACCCCGCTCTTcgtgccgccaccgccaccgtcgccgcccgTCCAGCCCAAGCCGGAGCCGACGTGTAAGCGCTCCCCACCTCCACCCACTTGGCCAGAGGAGGCCTACTCGTGGACGGGTCAGTACCGCGAGTGGGTGAGCGCGCCTCCCGTCCACTTCGCCGcgacgccggaggaggaggcggcccaCCTCGAGTGATGGAAGGAGCATTGGCTCCGCCAGGAGCAGGCCGACGGCGAGGAGCAGATGCGCTACGACGCCATGCTCCAACGCGACGCGGAGGCGCTCcggctcgaggaggaggaggagcgcgtgCGGCTTGCCGCAATGCCGCCGCCCCAGCAGACGTCGGAGGAGGCTGCCCTGGCAGCGTACCAGGCGGCGTTCGGGTGGGCTGGCCCTGCTCCAGTCTTCATCGACCTCACCGACGACGGCGGCGTTGACGGCAAGGGCAAGAGCAAGGCCGACGACGTCTAGGGCAGCATGTCGAGCGGCAGCAGACTTTTTTTTAATGTTTATTAGATTTAGGTGAACTTTGGCCGGCGTTTGACCGGCCACTTTATGTTTAATTATGTTTATTTCGTGCAACTTATTTTTTTTTTTCACGGCGGCACATTTGGGTCGGCCTCCCCGTTGGACGGTCAAGCCGACCCATTTTAAAATGCGGACGCGTACGTCCGtctggccgacccaaacggacaaaacgcgcgtccgtttgggtcgccccgttggagttgctctaacgGTATATTTTTTGTGAGATATAAACATTGCTCAAATCGTTCATCTAGGTATATGCGTGGGCCTTTTAAACCGGGAAGAAGGTAATTCCTGGTGTATGTGTGAACTCTGGCACCGCCCACTTGAATGCTACTGCTGCTGTGCTCCGGTGGCAACTTGTGGGCATCTTGCTTGGACACCATAACATACAGTACTAAATATTTTGACGAAATGATGGGTGCTGAGTTATCCTTTTCTTGTGTGGTGTTGTATATCCATTGCCGAAATGTGGATTAGATTTCTTTTTCAGTTATTCGTATCAGCCATATCCATGTGCGTGCATGCTAAGCTGCGAGGCAAGTTGTTGGGGGTAGGGACAAGGAATAGGGAAACAACCGGATAAAGGTGCCTTCAGCAGCCTGCTCTGGCGGCGGTGGGCAAAAGCAATGGGCTCTGTCCATATattctttttttttgagggaCCTGTTCCTGTATTCAAACAGTAGTACAATGGTGGCTCTTGGGCTGGCTAGGAGGCATGTTCCTTTTTGGAGATTCTTTCTGCCTTTGTTTGGCAAAATACTGAGAACTTTGCTCGAAGCTgttctgaagaagaagaagaaaaactttGCTCAAAGAGTGTCGCTCCTATCTGTAGGGTCTAGCGTTGTCTGGCTTTTGCATGTGGCAATTGGATGGTTAATCAAGCTGGCCAGGCTTCCTAAGGCCAACTCTAACGCTAGACCCTAAACCGACGTCCGTTTTATCCGTTTCATTCGGATTTTGTCCGTTTGGGACAGAAAAACGAACGTCCATGTCCGTGTTTTGTTCTAGGATCGTGCATGCACCCAATGCAGCAACCCCATCCCAAAACTGTCCGCCTCGCCCGGCCTGCTCGCACGCGCTGACGTCGCCTCGAGCTTGCGCCGCACTTGGCCACCCCGCTCGCGCCCCGCACATTTCGACCAATATATACTAGAACCCCCTTTACTTGCCCGACGTGCCCCGCCCCGCCTCGAGCTCACGCCGCGCGCGTGCAGCAACGCCCGCCTGCCGcagctccgtcgccgcctcgAGCTCGCGCTGCGCGTTGCTCGCCGCGCTTGGCCACcccgcccgcgccgcgcccgcCGCGCTCGGCCACcccgcccgcgccgcgcccgcCGTGTCCCGCCGCGCTCGGCCACCCCGCCCGCGCCGCGCCCCGCTGCGCCCGCAACGCAACATCGCACCCTGCCCCCGGAGCGCACGCAGCACCCCCACCGTCCTCCCGCTCGCCTGCGCGCCAGCCTGCGTCGTCGTGTCCGCCCGCGCTAGCTCGCTCGCCCGCGCCTGGCGTCGTGCCGCTCTGGTCGACGCGCGCCCGTGGCTGCATGCGTTCGTGGTGGGTGGATGGGCTCGTGGGCCAGGGAAGAGAAAAGAGGGGAGAGGGTGACATGTGGGCCACGCCCGGGCACAGCGGACGAAGAGGAGGTGAGCGCGTCCGTTTTCTGTCCACTTTTGCCCCAAGTCCAGAACAACTTTGGGCTGGAAATAGAGCAGAACGGACAAGCGAGGACGAAAAATGGGGATGGGGTCTACGGTTGGGCCGTCTTGTCTGTCGGTTTACCCCTAAAAGAAGTTCCACCATTATGAAACGCATGTAGGACACGGAAaagctggctggctggctggagGAGGATGGTGTTCTCCCGTTGGTCAGTTTCTCAAGTGCCTTGCAGCCGATAACATTTCAGGCAAAGTAGGTCACCTCGAGCCAGGCAGGACACCTGGACCGGGGAGCTCGGCCACCGCAGCCAAGCCCCAGGAGCGAAAACCAAAAGTCCCAAAACCGAAAGCAGAGGCGTGCCAGATCCGCCCAACTTGCCTCCCGCTCCCTCCCTCCAGATCAGGTTCCTTGCTTCCTCCCGTCGCCTTCTTTCTTTTCCATTCCGTACCTCGCCCATTTTCATACACCTCCTTCCCCGTCCCCCGCGCTCCTCTTACCCCTCCCCCAATTCAGAGCTCTCCGTCGATTCCGACGCAGCCGCCGCCGACTCCTCCTCCTCTACCTCACCGGAAGGCCGCCTGGCCGCGCGCCTGAGCCGAATCCCTCGCCCTGCCTCCCGGTACGTACATGTTCGTCCCGCCAGCGCTCCTCGCGaggtttgtgtgtgtgtgtgcgtgcgcgcgcgcgcgATTCCGCCTGCTTGCTTCTCCTTTGCCGCAGCTCGCGAGCGTCCGAATCCCTTGACGCCTCTTGCCTGCCGTGCCACCTGATAGTGTGGGATTGGTTCGAATTGGTCGTTTCTTGGTGGTAGTTGGCGAGTGGGTGGGTTGCCTGGTTATGGTGTACCGTCTCGTTTGCCTCGTTATAGCGCCGAGCCGGTAGGAGTTGCCGCTCGGGCGTGGTACCTCGCCATTACGCGGGGTTCGAATTAGCAGATCACGCGTCCGCAATGCCTGCTGTTGTTAGTTGTTACGTCACGATGTCAACCTGGGCATATTCTCCCTGTTCCAAGTGAAAATGTACACTGTCTCGAGTAGTAGTATGCATTACTATGTATTTGCTGTTATTTTTCCGTTATTTTCAATCTGACGTCTAATTCCAAGTGGAAAAAGTCGATTGGGATGTGTGCAGTACCAGTCCTATTTGAGCGCAGTTCTGAATCTTTGTTCGCCGTTTCAGCGATTCAGACGTGTTTCCTGGCTGCGTGGAAATGGAAGGCGTTGTTGTGAGGAGAGTCATCCCTTCAGACAACAGTTGCCTCTTCAATGCCGTCGGGTATGATTCCGCACCTGTATATGTTGCACTAGTAAGGAAACGATTTCGTAGATGATGCGGTCGCTGACTGTGCTTCTCAACACCTCTCTTGGTGCAGTTATGTGATGGAGCATAACAAAAATAAGGCTTCTGAGCTCAGACAGGTAACTGATTCTGATATCTGTTTGGCAATTTGGCACAACTGCTGTGTTGTCAGAGCCAACTGAACATTATCGCATCAGTTGATCAAAATATGTCATTATATACGTTCTAGAAGAATTTTATCTATATCAGTTCAATTAACATCCAGCAACTCATATATGACTCTTAAGATATTTCGGTATTGTCGTCAAAACGGCATGAGACCATCTCATCCAGAAAAGCTGTTCCAATCAATGCAGTTGCAAGTCATCACACTACTGGTTTTGACAGAAAATTGAGACCACAACACATTTAATGTACAGTAGAATGAGCATAGCATGCTTAACAAGTACCCTAGATCGATTTTTGAATGATAAGCTTCAGTCCTCCAATGCAGAAGTAATTGTGCATCATTCACATACCAGCAGCTTCAAAACATCAGTCCTTCAAATACTTCCACGATATTTTGTCCTTCAAATCATGTGTGTCAATAACCTAGATGTGTTCTGTCTGTACAATCTATCTGTAGAAAACAAAAGCCAACACGATTGAAGATGACATTAGTGTAGGTCAGATAAATGAAACAATAAAACATTATCTTGTACACCATGATGTTCCTTTTAGCTAGAAACTGTTATTTACAAATTGTTGGACTGTACGTGTTATCTCATCTTTGCTTACCTTTCTAAACTTACAGTGCTGACTTTGCTACTTCTTATTCCCTGTTTGCTTGAAGGTCATAGCAGCAGCGGTTGCAAGTGATCCTGAAAAGTACAACGAAGCATTTCTTGGAAAACCAAATGAAGCGTATTGTGCTTGGATTATGGACCCTGAGAAGTGGGGAGGTGAGTTTCAGTGCTATGATTCATGTGCAGCAATATCGATGCTGAAACTACTTAGTTTGAAATGCTCCTGTACAATTTTGTTTGAAGACTGGTAGCGATGCAGTCATATCATGTCCCAGAATTTGCATTAGACATCCTCCTTGCCCCAAGAGAAAAACATAATATCGGGATCTTATCCTAAGAAAATTGCCATGACTCAAGAACTCAGTATTCCTCGTTAGGCATCTCTACCATAAAACTATAAGCCTCCATTAGTAATATACTACTACCTCTGTAATTAGTTCATGTGTTCTGTTGTTCTTGTGGTGCAAAGCAACCACTTGTAACATGACGCACTCCAGTTGGTCAGTGGAGGTGTATCTGTTCTACATCTGTTACAGGCATAAACACTAATTTTCATATAAGTTTTTGTTTGATGGCGGTTTTCATCATATGTCAGTGTGTGCTGCTGCTTAGTTCACTAATTCACTTCTTTTCATTGTAAAGGTGCCATAGAACTTTCAATTCTGTCAGAATATTATGGGCGTGAAATTGCTGCATATGACATCCAGACAACACGATGTGATCTGTATGGTCAGGTCGGTGGCTCTATATGTTTACTTCTGTTTGTTCAGAATCTTTTGCTAGTTCTTACCTTTACATCCACTGATACAGGGGAAGAACTACAATGAGAGGGCAATGCTCATTTATGATGGGTTGCATTACGATGCTTTAGCAGTAAGTTTTTGTGATAGCAACCCACTATTGAAAACGACACAATGCGGTATTAACTAATTTTATCTGTTTTTATCAACAAAAATTCAGATGTCTCCAGCTGAAGGGGCACCAGAAGAATTTGATCAGACCATCTACGTTGTTGACCAGAACCGTTCCATTGGTCCAGTAGAAGGCCTTGCTCTTAACTTAGCGAAGGAGGCACATAGGTATGTATTTGTCTATTATCACTTAAGTGTTCCGAACCATAATGCTTATTTCAGCATGTAACCTTTATATTTTTAACTCTTCAAACATTGATTGTGGCTAATGGTCAGTGGTCAGCAATTGAACTGAACATTCTAATGAGTAATGCATATGGAGGGTGTTGTAACACGATGTAAAATTTGCACTGATAATAATTAAAAATAAATGCACGTGACCTGTTCTGTAATTAATGTGGTGCTAAATAGCTTTAGTTCCTAGTCCTTTTTTTAATCTGTCAGCATGATCACGAGTAGTCGTTTTAGCTTACCCTTCTGGTCTCGAGATTGTCAGAAAGCAGCTGTAATCTGTCAGCTGACTATAAAccaagataatatttttggtagaAATGTTACTGACTTTGGTTGGGCATGCAATTTGTAGGAAGAGGAGCTACACAGACACCGCAAACTTTACATTGCGCTGCGGCGTGTGCCAAATTGGTGTCATTGGTCAAAAGGTGAGACTCTCAATGCCTTAACCGCACAATATTTCTACCAATCTGTGGGGAAACCTATTTTATAGGGATACTGAAAGCCCTTAAACGTTGCAGGAAGCTGTGGAACACGCGCAAGCCACCGGCCATGTCAATTTCCAAGAATACAAATGACCATAGAAGATATACTAGTTCTTCTTCCGCTGTTGTTGTGCACTCATTTGTTGcaattgttttcttcttcggcCTGAAATGGTACTATTGCAAAATATTAATTTGTTACAGAGTAAATTTAATAAGCTCCAGTTTGGATATTGATTTTGATGTTCATATTGACTGCTAACTTGAAGCATTGAAGATCCAGTGATCAATGTATCTAGTAATCTGTTGTGAtcttgttttttttgttttttgtccTTCAAGTGGCTCCACATGATAATAGAAGGATTTTTCCTCTGAAATTTCTTTTggcatggactatctcatacatTTCTTGTGCGATACTGAAATGCTACTTACTTCTCTAAGTTTGATGCTCTTCTGTTGCTGTGAGATGCCTTCGGGGAAACCCAGCGGGCACTTTTCCTGGGCTGGGAGCGCCACTTGGTGCGCCCAGCCACCAACATGTGTCGCATGCTGGATGCACCCTCGggattttgtttttctttctgcatgtgtttatttgttttattttttggGGGGTTTGGTTTTTGCCTGATTTTCCCTACATTTTGGTGAGAAAAACACTTCTTTCTGCACTTTCCGGAAAAAAGAAAAGCACAGCTATGCTTCCTCGAAAAAAAACACAACCTATGGTCCCATGAGATGTATGACTGTGCtttccaaaaataaaaaaatgcagCCGCCTGTGCTTCTGCGAGAAGTACAACTGTGCTTTCTGAAAAGGAAAAGGCATAGCTGCCCTTtcaatgaaaaaaaagaaaaagcacAGCTGGGTTTCATTTTATTCGGTTTGGTTTGGTCTTTTCGGTTCAGTTTCTTTATTCCCaattttttggaaaaaaaaaatCATGGAAACCTATTAACATGCGATCTAGTTTTGAAAATCTCGGGGCGAGAAATTCAATGATGAAAATGGTTCatgatttggacgcacggttcaACATTTTGAAACAATGTATCTATGAAATAAAGGGGAAAATGCAAAGTTGCGACAGTGTGCAACTTGTCAGCACCAAAGAAGGTGGAGTGACCTTTGCAAAAGGTACCCCTTAATCAGTGATTTCGGGGATTCGGGCTGGGCAACTTGCTCGATCCCCTCGAATTATGTGTTTGTGTGTTTAAACGGCCCTTAAACAAGCTTTAGAGTTACCCATGGGCTGAGAATGTTGATTTAATCTGTTTGTTTCCTAATTCCATTTTCTCCCTCTTAGTAGATGGACTATCCCACATGAACCCCTTGCGGGAGAGTTGCAGCGGATACCGCAGGAGCACCCAACGGTGCCACGTGTCGTGCGCTAGGCGCACCCGTAGGAGTACGTTAAATTTTGTTTTTTGCATATGCTTTTTGAGATTCTTAGAAGTTTTTCTTGACTTTTTTGGGTTTACAAAATTTGCTTAGTTTTCTTGTTTTTATtggttttttttgggggggggggggggggggggttggactCTTTAGTTTCTTTGGGTTTTTTTTACGTCTAGCAGGAGTGTGTGCTTCTTCATGAAGTGCAGTTGTGTTTCGGCGTGAATCACATGCGTGCTTTCCGTATGAAAGCACATGTGTGTTTTTCATGTGAAAAGCACATTCACATGTTATTTGTTTTTTTAGGAAATTTGatatttttattttcattttttgtTTCTCTTTTTGGTTTTTGGTTCTTCTCTTTTTTACCCCGGTTTTTTGGTTTTCGTGTGATTCATAGTTGTGCTTCATGCATGATGATTATGTCTCCACATTTCACAAACAAAGATAATTGTGTTTCCacataagtgaagcacatatGTGCTTCGGTGTGAAGTACTCCATTCGTCCGGGTTTATTAGGCCCCCTTTCATTTTGAGCCAAAGTTTGACCTTGAATTTAACTAAAAAATATAAATTATATGTCACGAAAACTATACCATAGAAAACCtcgttcaaatacaaatccaataATATACTTTGTGTAACAAATACTTTATATATTTTTTACTTAAATGCATGGTCAAAGTTGGACCCAAAATACAAAGGGGCCTAATAAACCCGGAAGGAGGTAGTACAAGTTACTACTAGTTGGAAGCATAGATTTGCTCAAAAATAAGTTCGTCGCAACCTACGAACATGTAATCTGATTTTAAATATCTTGACACGAGAAAcgcaatggtgaaaacggttcaTGATTTGGACACACGGTTCAAGAGATAAGAACATTCTGAAAAATGAATCTACGGAAAAACACAAA
The sequence above is a segment of the Aegilops tauschii subsp. strangulata cultivar AL8/78 chromosome 6, Aet v6.0, whole genome shotgun sequence genome. Coding sequences within it:
- the LOC109735494 gene encoding OVARIAN TUMOR DOMAIN-containing deubiquitinating enzyme 2 — its product is MEGVVVRRVIPSDNSCLFNAVGYVMEHNKNKASELRQVIAAAVASDPEKYNEAFLGKPNEAYCAWIMDPEKWGGAIELSILSEYYGREIAAYDIQTTRCDLYGQGKNYNERAMLIYDGLHYDALAMSPAEGAPEEFDQTIYVVDQNRSIGPVEGLALNLAKEAHRKRSYTDTANFTLRCGVCQIGVIGQKEAVEHAQATGHVNFQEYK